A single window of Aneurinibacillus sp. REN35 DNA harbors:
- the ruvA gene encoding Holliday junction branch migration protein RuvA: MIDFIEGHIVYVEADCIVVASHGVGYRIFTGNPFQYREGEKSEVRIYTHHYVREDAAHLYGFSTRNERDLFRKMLDVSGIGPKGALAMISAGTPEQIIAAVTQENIEFLTRFPGVGKKTAQRIILDLKDKLKALPIREREAIQVSGEPAPAEEDELTLFHAFEEPKQEATLALTALGYSQGEIQKIMKKLEKEGADLASTDKIVKRALQLFLTT; encoded by the coding sequence ATGATTGATTTTATTGAAGGGCATATCGTCTATGTGGAAGCTGATTGCATCGTTGTGGCATCGCATGGTGTAGGCTATCGGATATTTACGGGTAATCCGTTTCAATACAGGGAAGGCGAGAAGAGTGAAGTTCGCATCTATACCCATCATTATGTAAGGGAGGATGCGGCTCATCTATACGGATTTTCCACACGCAATGAGCGTGATTTATTCCGCAAGATGCTTGATGTATCCGGGATTGGACCAAAGGGAGCGCTGGCGATGATTTCAGCAGGTACGCCTGAGCAGATTATTGCGGCGGTAACGCAGGAGAATATCGAATTTCTCACACGTTTTCCAGGTGTCGGGAAGAAGACGGCGCAGCGGATCATTCTTGATCTCAAAGATAAGCTCAAGGCGCTGCCGATTCGCGAGAGAGAAGCGATACAGGTGTCAGGGGAGCCTGCGCCTGCCGAAGAAGACGAATTAACATTGTTTCATGCTTTTGAAGAGCCGAAGCAGGAAGCGACATTGGCTCTCACAGCGCTTGGTTACAGTCAGGGGGAGATTCAAAAGATAATGAAGAAGTTGGAGAAGGAAGGAGCGGACCTTGCTTCTACGGATAAGATCGTTAAGCGTGCACTGCAACTATTTTTAACAACGTAA